The Vibrio coralliirubri DNA window TTGAGATCTTTCAGTGATTGCCAACCAACCAATGCAATAAGAGAAGCAACACCCGCAATAATGTAGAAGAAATACGTGACCGTGACATTGGCATAGTTCAATGACTTATCGGCGACTGTAAGCTCACGATCGGTCATCTGAATGGTCAAGCGCCTTTCCAGATCTTGCTGTTCCATTCGCAACTGCTTCAGCTCATCTAAGATGTAGCGTTCCATCAATGGTCGGTCTACATACTCTTTCTCTGAGTATTTAACTTCCTCGCTTGCAAAGCTCATGGTCGTTACCAGTGAGAACACTGCAATCAATAGGATTCGAAGCATTTATACATTCCTTATATATTTTATCTTTGTTAACTGTATCTCTTAATCGCAAGACAAGCTAGAAAGTCGGCAATTCTGCCTTCTCCTTATTGGAATCAACACTCTAAAACATCATTGATAATTATAAAATACCTGAAGCAACATCATTAATTTCTAAATTATAAAAATACCGCGTAATACTGTTCTATATAATTAATTCGCGATGCGAATATACCAAAAGTTGATTTATTGCATCGAGATGAATCTTATATTAATAACGATCAGAGCGAGGTTAATTTGAACAACCCACGATACGATTTAATGAGCCGGGTGCTGCACTGGGTCATGGCATCTGTCATCATCTATGCAACAGTCGCAGGGTATGTGATGCACTATGTCACCAGTCATCCAGAACTGTTTTCTTTTCTGTCAGTGCTCAACATGTCATTGGCGACCATTGCGACGCCATTATTCATAGTTCGTTATGTCTGGAGTCACTTTCGCTCATCGCCAACCATGCCACTGTCTGTACCTGAAGGGCAAAAATGCGTTGCTAAACTTGCTCACTCCCTGATGTATCTAGTGATGTTTATGGTTTTCACCACCGGTTATTTGATGCTAAAAGAACCTTATTCGTTATTCTGGTTGGTGAGCGTGAACAACCCAATTACCGACCCTGCAATCAACGGCTTCTTTTTCTATTTACATCGTGCCAGTTGTATTGCCCTAGCCTGTTTAGTTGTTCTTCATGTTTGTGCTGCACTTAAACACCACTTTGTCTCTAGGAACTATGTATTGAAGATGATGCTTTAAATTTTGGAGGGATATTTAAAGTAATATCAGCGATGTTCTCAGTATTCGTGGTAATCATCTGCTTTAAAAAATACAGCATGGTTTACACAAACAAAAAAGCCATAGCATGTTCTGAAGTGACCCCGTAAAGTTGGACATTTCTGTTAAGCGGCTTTCAAGGCCTGAGTTCGATATTCTATCGGAGTCAGGCCTTTTAGTTTCACTTTTATACGTTTGGTATTGTAGTACTCGATGTATTCTTTAATCTGCTCTATCAGAGCATCTGCATCTTCAAAGCTTTGGTTGTGATACATCTCGGTTTTGAGTAAAGCAAAAAAGTTTTCAGCAACAGCATTATCCAAGCAGTTACCTTTTCTCGACATGCTTTGCGTTAACCCACTCTCCGCTACCTTTTTCTGATACTGTCGATGGCGATATTGCCAACCTTGATCGCTATGTATAATTGGCTTTGAGTTGGGTTTAAGCGTTGATATAGCTTCCGTCAGCATATCTGTGACAAGCGGCAAGCAGGCATTTTTGGCCACTCTATAAGCAACCACCTCCTGAGTAAACAAGTCGACAACGGGAGATAAGTATACTTTCTGCTCTTTGACTTTGAACTCCGTGACATCAGTTACCCACTTTTCATCGGGTTGAGTCGCACTAAAATCTCTTTCAAGAACGTTGGGAGCAGCTTTTCCTGACTCTCCTCGGTATGAACGATACTTTTTAATCCTGACCGTCGATTTAAGGTTGAGCTGAGCCATAAGCCTTTGAACCGTTTTGTGATTAAGCACGAACCCCTGATTCTTTAGTTCCAAGTGAATACGGCGGTAGCCGTATCGCCCCTTATGTTCATGATAAATTGACTTTATCAACCGCAGCTCACGTTCGTAGCTATTTTGGCGCTTGCTCGTTTGAGCCTGATAATAAAAGACACTTTTTGCCAACTGTAGAGTGTGCAGTAAGTGCTTTAATGGGTACTTGCCTTTAAGAGTTAGAGCTATGACCGCTTTTTCTTTGTTCGACGGTTTTTTTTCTGCTCCAACTCTTCCAACTTTTTTAGAACGGCATTCTCGGTTCGTAAGTAGACCAACTCCTCTTTTAGCTCCTCAAGTGTCATTTCATTATCAGGCTTAGTGGTACGTTGAGGTTGCTGTTTCATTGAGGGTCTTCCTTTCTGGCGCATTTCGAGCCCCTTGATACCGAGCTCATTAAATCGTTTAAGCCAGACAGAGAGTATTCCAGGGGATGAGAGGTTTAATACAGCGCTAGTGTGCGTGAGAGACCATTCATTCGTCCACATTAAATTCAATGCTTTTCGTTTTGTTTGAGCAGTCGCGGCATGATTAGTTGGTAAAAATGAATCAGTACCATGGATGGCAAAGACTTGAGCCCAATACCGTATCTGCCTTGAAGAAATTGAATATTGTTTTGCTAAGTAGAGAGATGACGTGCCATCTAAGTATTGCTTAGCAATGATACATTTTAGCTCTCGGCTATATTTGGACATAAAAAGACCCCCAATAATTGGTGTCCAACTATTGGGGGTCAGTTCATTCGCTATGGCTTTCTTATTTCAATTTGATTACTTGGTTTGAGTATCAATCATCACTTGCCAGTATTCGCACTTGGCCAAGAACTCTTTTAAATAAAGCTCTGGGTTCGCTAGCTTCTCACCGCCTTTAACATCAGCCCCAGTCACACGCCAAAAGCCACGAGTTACCAAGTTTCGGTGATAAATAAAATCGCTGATTTCATTTGTCTTTAAAGGAAGTTGCTCACCAAACGTCTGTTCGTATAGGCTCAGCGTAGAGGCTTGCTCATTTGGCTTTTCCCTTAAAAAGGTATCCAAATCCAAACCTAACGACTGCTGCTGTTGTTCCTTTGGCAGTGCTTTAGCTAATTTAGAGATAACACTGAACAGAGCCAACTCAACTTTTTGAGACGCTAATAACGATGCACCTAAAAGCGCATGTTCATTGGAAATGTGTTGCTCTGTTGATGAAACGGTTGCTGTTGTCACTGTGTTAACCTCAAATAATCATAACGGGTGTTACTGAACTGGATAGAGTCTTTTCACTAAGCTGAATCTTATTCTTGTCATTAAGAAGAATCTTACAGTTAAGCTGAGTCTTGTAGCTAAGCAAAGTCTTACAGTTAAGCAGAGTCTTACAGTTAAGCAGAGTCTTGTAGCTAAGCAAAGTCTTACAGTTAAGCAGAGTCTTACAGTTAAGCAGAGTCTTTCAGCAGAACACAGTCAGCATTAATAATGGTGAAGCCCGATGCATCTTCATTCTTTTCGACTTGCACTAAACCTTTAAAACCAATCTGCGACAACTTCTTCGCAAGGTGATCCGGTGCTGTTTCAAAAACAACATTCATAAAAGGTAAAGACTCAGCATCAACAAAACCATGCTCGTTAAACAGTTCCATTGCTTGAGATAAATGGTCTGAGTCGGTTAATTCGATAATTTCTACAACTTCTTCCAACAACATCTTCGATTCCATATTCGCCAGAAAGTGACTGACACAAGCACTTACGTTTTGCTCGCATACATCCCGATGCCCGAAGACACCCCTTTAGTAGTAGGGAGATCATAACATATTAATAATCGAAAAATATGTTTAATTTCCCTAACCTATTGGGAATATTAGAAAACAATAGAAACTGGAGAAGCATAGGCAAGGCCAGTTCGTCCCATCGAAAGCAACAGCCTGATTTGAGGCAATCAGGCTACCGTAACTTGGGAATCGTTCGTTTCGACAATCGACTCTTGTAACAAGCCAGCATAAATTCCATTGTGTGCGACTAGCTGTTGATGATTACCTTGCTCAACAATTTCACCCTGTTCCAATACCAGAATCGTATCCGAGTGACGAACGGTACTCAAACGGTGTGCAATCGCAATCACGGTTTTTTCCTTAAACAGACGCTGCATCGCTTTTTGGATGAGGTCTTCGGTGATTGAATCTACCGAGCTGGTCGCCTCATCAAGCATCATCAGTTGTCCACCTTGTGCAACCGCTCTAGCAAACGAAATAAGCTGCGTTTGCCCCACCGACAAATTGGAGCCGTTCTTTTCCAAGTGGAAGTCATAGCTTTGTGGCAATTGTTCAATAAACTTATCGGCGTACACATAGCGTGCTGCTTGTTCAACCTCAGTTCTAGATAGGTGCGTTTTGCCCAGTGCGATATTGAATTGGATTGTCTCTTCAAATAAGTGTACGTCTTGCATCATCATTGAGAACAAATGAGCAGAGTCTTCACTAGAGATCTGCGACAGCTCTATTCCATTCAGTAGAATGCTACCTTCATAGTCTTGGTAAGTTTTAGAGATCAGACGCAGAATCGTCGACTTGCCCGATCCCGTAGAACCCACAAGCGCGATTTGATGCCCTTTCTCCAATACAAACGAGACATTCTTTAGAACGTAGGGAGAGTCGTTTTTGTAACGGAAGCTCACGTTCTTAAACTCAAGGCTCACAAACTGTTCGAGCTGTTTCTCAACCTTGTTAGATGGCAGCAGGTTGCGCCCTTCCTCTTCAGTCGGCTCAACAAACAGCTCTTCAATATGGTCAAACGCTGCGAATGAACTCTGAATCGAAGCAATCTGCGAAGTAAAGTCACGGATCGGAACAAACACTTTCTCTAAGGTGTTGATGAACGCAATAAGCACACCCAAGGTGAGTGCCCCTTCTATCACTTGCTCAGAGCCATACCAGATCATAATTGCGATGGTGATTGAGGTGATGCCAGAGATAAATGAGAACAAAATCGCATCGTATTTATTGATTTTCTTCTGTGCTCTCAGAAACTCATCAGTATAGCCTTGGTAGCGTTGTTCGACTTGCTCTTCCGCTCGATACATCTGAACGGTTTTCATACCAAATAGTACTTCTTGTAAAAAGCCAATACCACGAGCGAGCGAAGAACGAGTCACCTTATAAAAAGCACGAAGTCGGTTTCTCACATACACCGTCAAATACATCACTGGCGGCATGATAATCAACACAATCATCGTTAACTGCCAGTCAATGAAGAACATCATCACCAACAGAGCAATGGTATTGATGCTGTCTTTAACTAGACCTACAACCGACTGAACAAATGTCTCGCCGATGGTTTCCAAGTCACTGGTTAATCGTGAAAGTGTTACGCCAATCGGTGTGTTATCAAAATAGCTGCGTGGCAGTTTAAGCACGCGAGCAAACAACACTGAACGCATGTCGGTTATCGTATATTGACCCGTTTTTCGCAGGTTATACGAATAGATAGTATCCACCACATAACTCGCCACCAGAACTGCGACTAGATAGAAAACGTACTCGAGCAGTCCATCCATATCCCCATGGCTCAGGTGTACATCAATCACTTGAATGATCAGCCAAGGAAACAATAAGCTTGTAATGACAGAGAGCGGAAGCATAGCGATGCCCAGAATCGCAGAGCGTTTGTATTTCTTAGCAAACTTAAAAAAGTGCTTGAGGTACTTGAGATCAACACCTTTTAACATGCTGCTGCCTCCGTTTCATTCTGCTGTAACTGCCATGTATCGTAATAGTAATCACACGTTTTCAATAACGTGGTATGGTCGCCCTTCGCGATCACTTTACCTTCGTTCAACACAATGATTTCATCCATATATTCAAGGGCATTAACACGGTGTGAAACCACAAGTACTGATTGATTTTCCAAGCGCTTAAACAAGCCTTCCAAGATCTTTCGTTCTGTTTCATAGTCGACGGCCGATAGAACGTTGTCCATGATGATCAGATCGGTGGGTTGTAATAAAGCGCGAGCAATACTTAAACGCTGCTTCTGACCGCCTGACAGCATGATCCCTTTCTCACCGACTAAGGTTTGGTCACCATGCTCAAAACGAGTAACGTCACTCGCCAACTGGCTGAGCTCCAGCACTTCATCAACCTGACTCTTTGCCAAGTCAGTATCTAAGCTGCCAAAGCGGATATTGTCCTCGACGGTTGCTGAAAACAGGAAAGGGTCTTGAGTCACGGTTTTCACGTAACGACGCAAGTCACTGCGTGAGAAGCTAGTGATATCCCTTTCGCCAAGGAAAACCGAACTTTCTGGTACATCCAAGTGATGGTTCAAGCAGTTCACTAATGTCGTTTTACCCGCTCCGATTCCACCTAGCACACCCACTTTCTTACCAGCAGGAATATCAAAGCTGATGTCATCAAGAATCACACGCTCTTCACCCGAATAGCTGAAACTGAGATTGCGAACGGAAAACGTTTTTCCCCTTAGCGATTCAACATCTAACTCAGTGAGCTTATCTTCATCAAGCTCGGGAACTTTGGCATTAAGAATAGTCTGTGTACTCTGAATTCCTACCATGCCACGCTGATAAATGGTTGCGATTCTGCCAAGCTGCATCAATGGCATAGCCAGTAAAACTGAGTAAGTTAGGAAAGCAGTAATCTCACCAAGTGTGAGTCCTTGTCTCATTAACATGTAGCCACCTAGCCCAAGA harbors:
- a CDS encoding cytochrome b translates to MASVIIYATVAGYVMHYVTSHPELFSFLSVLNMSLATIATPLFIVRYVWSHFRSSPTMPLSVPEGQKCVAKLAHSLMYLVMFMVFTTGYLMLKEPYSLFWLVSVNNPITDPAINGFFFYLHRASCIALACLVVLHVCAALKHHFVSRNYVLKMML
- a CDS encoding IS3 family transposase → MALTLKGKYPLKHLLHTLQLAKSVFYYQAQTSKRQNSYERELRLIKSIYHEHKGRYGYRRIHLELKNQGFVLNHKTVQRLMAQLNLKSTVRIKKYRSYRGESGKAAPNVLERDFSATQPDEKWVTDVTEFKVKEQKVYLSPVVDLFTQEVVAYRVAKNACLPLVTDMLTEAISTLKPNSKPIIHSDQGWQYRHRQYQKKVAESGLTQSMSRKGNCLDNAVAENFFALLKTEMYHNQSFEDADALIEQIKEYIEYYNTKRIKVKLKGLTPIEYRTQALKAA
- a CDS encoding helix-turn-helix domain-containing protein encodes the protein MSKYSRELKCIIAKQYLDGTSSLYLAKQYSISSRQIRYWAQVFAIHGTDSFLPTNHAATAQTKRKALNLMWTNEWSLTHTSAVLNLSSPGILSVWLKRFNELGIKGLEMRQKGRPSMKQQPQRTTKPDNEMTLEELKEELVYLRTENAVLKKLEELEQKKNRRTKKKRS
- a CDS encoding ABC transporter ATP-binding protein, producing the protein MLKGVDLKYLKHFFKFAKKYKRSAILGIAMLPLSVITSLLFPWLIIQVIDVHLSHGDMDGLLEYVFYLVAVLVASYVVDTIYSYNLRKTGQYTITDMRSVLFARVLKLPRSYFDNTPIGVTLSRLTSDLETIGETFVQSVVGLVKDSINTIALLVMMFFIDWQLTMIVLIIMPPVMYLTVYVRNRLRAFYKVTRSSLARGIGFLQEVLFGMKTVQMYRAEEQVEQRYQGYTDEFLRAQKKINKYDAILFSFISGITSITIAIMIWYGSEQVIEGALTLGVLIAFINTLEKVFVPIRDFTSQIASIQSSFAAFDHIEELFVEPTEEEGRNLLPSNKVEKQLEQFVSLEFKNVSFRYKNDSPYVLKNVSFVLEKGHQIALVGSTGSGKSTILRLISKTYQDYEGSILLNGIELSQISSEDSAHLFSMMMQDVHLFEETIQFNIALGKTHLSRTEVEQAARYVYADKFIEQLPQSYDFHLEKNGSNLSVGQTQLISFARAVAQGGQLMMLDEATSSVDSITEDLIQKAMQRLFKEKTVIAIAHRLSTVRHSDTILVLEQGEIVEQGNHQQLVAHNGIYAGLLQESIVETNDSQVTVA
- a CDS encoding ABC transporter ATP-binding protein, producing the protein MNKRQFIAHYLRMNRTSYLLAIVFIFLVNWLQVEIPRYIQLAIDLIDDASSTGHQQLQTYVWIVVGMSVAMVVVRILSRIYALNPGRITEAALKSTLLQKLNRLPSSFHERFASGRLISIINNDLSGIRLLFGVGFLQFFNALLALSLTPLYMWRISPELTLYSIIPISIAFVIFRVGFKRMKTLHLEHMKRLQNLSAQLMSYLSGIDLIKSQQMSPWVKAETEKLNQLLLECRLKITRIQVFFMPVLDYANDLMKIIILGLGGYMLMRQGLTLGEITAFLTYSVLLAMPLMQLGRIATIYQRGMVGIQSTQTILNAKVPELDEDKLTELDVESLRGKTFSVRNLSFSYSGEERVILDDISFDIPAGKKVGVLGGIGAGKTTLVNCLNHHLDVPESSVFLGERDITSFSRSDLRRYVKTVTQDPFLFSATVEDNIRFGSLDTDLAKSQVDEVLELSQLASDVTRFEHGDQTLVGEKGIMLSGGQKQRLSIARALLQPTDLIIMDNVLSAVDYETERKILEGLFKRLENQSVLVVSHRVNALEYMDEIIVLNEGKVIAKGDHTTLLKTCDYYYDTWQLQQNETEAAAC